A window of the Microtus ochrogaster isolate Prairie Vole_2 unplaced genomic scaffold, MicOch1.0 UNK60, whole genome shotgun sequence genome harbors these coding sequences:
- the Slc16a1 gene encoding monocarboxylate transporter 1, which produces MPPAIGGPVGYTPPDGGWGWAVVVGAFISIGFSYAFPKSITVFFKEIEGIFNATTSEVSWISSIMLAVMYAGGPISSILVNKYGSRPVMIAGGCLSGCGLIAASFCNTVQELYLCIGVIGGLGLAFNLNPALTMIGKYFYKKRPLANGLAMAGSPVFLSTLAPLNQAFFGIFGWRGSFLILGGLLLNCCVAGSLMRPIGPKPGKVEKLKSKESLQEAGKSDANTDLIGGSPKGEKPSFLQTVNKFLDLSLFAHRGFLLYLSGNVVMFFGLFTPLVFLSNYGKSKHFSSEKSAFLLSILAFVDMVARPSMGLAANTKWIRPRIQYFFAASVVANGICHLLAPLSTSYVGFCIYAGVFGFAFGWLSSVLFETLMDLVGPQRFSSAVGLVTIVECCPVLLGPPLLGRLNDMYGDYKYTYWACGVILIIAGIYLFIGMGINYRLVAKEQKAEEKQKKEGKEDETSTDVDEKPKEVTKEAPSPQQNSSGDPAEEESPV; this is translated from the exons ATGCCACCTGCAATTGGAGGACCAGTTGGATATACCCCCCCAGATGGAGGCTGGGGGTGGGCAGTGGTAGTTGGAGCTTTCATCTCTATAGGCTTCTCTTATGCGTTTCCCAAATCCATCACTGTCttctttaaagaaattgaagGTATATTCAACGCTACTACCAGTGAAGTGTCATGGATATCATCCATCATGCTGGCTGTCATGTATGCTGGAG GTCCTATCAGCAGTATCCTGGTGAATAAATATGGCAGCCGTCCAGTAATGATCGCTGGTGGCTGCTTGTCTGGTTGTGGCTTGATTGCAGCTTCTTTCTGTAACACAGTGCAGGAACTTTACCTGTGTATTGGTGTCATTGGAG GTCTTGGGCTTGCTTTCAACTTGAACCCAGCTCTGACCATGATTGGCAAGTATTTCTACAAGAAGCGACCACTGGCCAATGGGCTGGCCATGGCAGGCAGTCCTGTGTTCCTCTCTACCCTGGCTCCACTTAATCAGGCTTTCTTTGGTATTTTTGGCTGGAGAGGAAGCTTCCTAATCCTTGGGGGCCTCCTGCTAAACTGTTGTGTAGCTGGTTCCCTGATGAGACCAATAGGGCCTAAGCCAGGCAAGGTAGAAAAACTAAAGTCCAAAGAATCTCTTCAGGAAGCTGGAAAATCCGATGCAAATACAGATCTCATTGGAGGAAGCCCCAAAGGGGAAAAGCCATCATTCTTGCAAACAGTTAATAAGTTCCTGGATCTCTCCCTGTTTGCCCACAGAGGCTTTTTGCTGTACCTGTCTGGAAATGTGGTCATGTTTTTTGGACTCTTTACTCCGTTGGTCTTTCTTAGTAATTACGGTAAGAGTAAGCATTTCTCCAGTGAGAAGTCAGCCTTCCTCCTTTCCATTCTGGCTTTTGTTGATATGGTAGCCAGACCTTCCATGGGACTTGCCGCCAACACCAAGTGGATCAGACCTCGGATCCAGTACTTCTTTGCTGCTTCTGTTGTTGCAAATGGAATCTGCCATTTGCTAGCCCCCTTGTCTACAAGCTACGTCGGCTTCTGTATCTACGCGGGAGTCTTTGGATTTGCCTTTGGTTGGCTCAGCTCTGTATTATTTGAAACATTGATGGACCTCGTTGGACCCCAGAGGTTCTCCAGTGCTGTGGGCTTGGTGACCATTGTGGAGTGCTGTCCTGTCCTCCTAGGGCCACCACTTTTAG GCCGCCTCAATGACATGTATGGAGACTACAAATACACGTACTGGGCTTGTGGTGTGATCCTCATCATCGCAGGTATCTATCTCTTCATTGGCATGGGCATCAATTATCGACTTGTGGccaaagaacagaaagcagaggagaagcagaaaaaggaaggtaAAGAGGATGAGACCAGCACAGAtgttgatgagaagccaaaggaaGTAACAAAAGAAGCACCGTCCCCACAGCAGAACAGCTCCGGCGACCCCGCAGAGGAAGAGAGTCCTGTCTGA